A segment of the Panacibacter ginsenosidivorans genome:
GCAGTAATGTATCTAACTCAGAAACAGAGCCAAGAGCAATACTCAAAAAGCGTATAAACTCTTTAGTGGATTTGCGGCCTGCACCTTCGGCAATATTTGCAGGCAAAGAAACTGCAGCTCTTCGCAGTTGTGAAGTCAAACCAAATTTCTCATCAGCAGGAAAAGACAAAGTTGCTTTATATATTTCTTTGACAAAATCAAAACTGTATTTCCATACATCCAGATTTTTATACAGTTTATCTCACATATAATCTTTTTCTAAAATTAAAACATTTCACATCTTACTTCTAACATCTTACAATTATGAAACAAAATATTCTTCCCGCAATTAAACTTACAGTAGTCTGTATCATATTCTTTATGGGCATCTATCCTTTATTTATTTGGGGCATTGCGCAAGCTGCGCCTGGTAATGGTAAAGGAGAGACAATCCAGGTCAATGGCAAAGTAGTGGGCTATAAACTGATCGGTCAAAAGTTCACTGATGATAAATATTTTTGGAGTCGTCCTTCAGCAGTGGACTATAATGCGGCAGGATCCGGCGGCTCTAACAAAGGACCAACCAATCCTGATTATCTAAAGAC
Coding sequences within it:
- a CDS encoding four helix bundle protein, coding for MYKNLDVWKYSFDFVKEIYKATLSFPADEKFGLTSQLRRAAVSLPANIAEGAGRKSTKEFIRFLSIALGSVSELDTLLLLSKDLKFIEGETVTELLDRLNIIGKLIYGLMKSLGYKSEF